A segment of the Pseudoalteromonas piscicida genome:
CTCTCTTATTCACGTCTTTGTGCTTCATAGCTGACATTGTTCTCGTCTTGCAACTCGCGAACTGGCCGAATTTCGATGCTGCCATAGCGTGCAGGCGGAATTTTGCTAGCCGCTTGGATAGCCTCATTTAAGTCTTTAACATCAAGTAAATAGAAGCCCGCAAGCTGCTCTTTAGTCTCTGCAAAAGGACCATCGGTAATATCGACTTTACCCGCTCGTACCCGCAATGTTGTCGCACTTTGAGTTGAGAGCAAGGCGTTACCCCCTATCATCTGCTCGCGCTCTTTTAATGATTCCCCGCACGCGATGCATTCACGGTTAAGTGCGTCCCATTCATCTTGTGAGAGCTTTTCCATTGCTTGTTCATCGTAATAAACCAAAGCGACATATTTCATAGTGTGTCCAGCTCCTTATTAAATGATATCTGAATAGCGAGCATCTTTTGCTGCTCGCTTTGACTTAGCTATTCCGTACTCGTGGTCAATTAGCGGCGTTACTAGGTAGCATCACCATCCACGCCACACCGAATTTATCAACGACTTGACCATAAAGGGGGGACCAAAATGTTTCTTGTAATGGCATTCTGACCGTGCCACCATCGGCTAGAGCATTGAATGCACGGTGAGCTTCTTGTTCAGAATCAATTGTTATAGACAGGCTAAATCCTGCAAACGAAGCATCATCACCACAGCCGTCAGATGCAAAAATCTTCATATCGCCAATACTAAACTCACAGTGCATTACTTTATCTGAAAAGTTTTCTGGTATCGCACCATCTGGGATAGGATCTGGACTTTCGTTAAAGCGCATAAGTAGACCGACTTTGGCATATAGATGCTGTTGATAGTATTCAAGTGCCTCTTCGGTACGCCCTGCAAAAAACAAATAATTGCAAACATGTGCAGTTTGCATCGCAATCTTTTGTCTTAATTGTTCTTCGTCTGCGAGGATTTCGCCGCAGGGATCAATATCTGCAAAGTCAGCCATTTCATAAAACGGTCGAACTTCAATATCTGATTCCTCATTCATGGGATTAGGGCAGCGCTTAACCCATTCTAGCGCCTCTTCCATCGATGTTACTTCCCAAACCCAATAACCCGCAATTAACTCATTAGTCTCTGCAAAAGGCCCTTTAGTTACAATCCGCTCTTCGCCTTTAAAACGAACGCGAACTCCCTCTTTACTCGGCTTTAAACCATCACCAGAAGTCATAATTCCAGCATCAACTAATGCATTATTGAATTCCCCCATCGCAGCCATTAATTCCGCGGTTGGTAACTCCCCTGCTTCAGACCCTTCACTTGCTTTTACAATCACCATTACTTTCATCGTCAATTCTCCTGTTGTCTTTCGTAAATAGAGCTGAATAACCAAAGATCACCTGCGGTTTTGATAAATAAAGTGCTCTATACAATCTAGTCGAATGCATTCTCTAGAGATCGACAAAGTAAGGAAAATTTTCTTAATTAATTTTCACCGAGCTTGAGAAGCTTTTGTTTGAGAACCCTTTGCTCTGGTAATTGCGTAGTTAAATTAAGAGCCGTTTTAAATGCATTAATCGCACTTGCGGTTCTGCCAGCACGAGATAATAGTTCGCCATAAGCCGCATGAGCCAAGTGATACCTTTGCATTTCTTTGTGCTCTAGTAGCCGCTCTATAATGGTAATACCCGCATCTGGTCCCTCTTTCATAGCGATTGCGACCGCTTGGTTGAGCTCAATAACAGGAGATGGGCTCACTTGGTGTAGCTGAGTATATAACTCGACAATCTGTGACCAATCTGTCGCCGCTGCAGTTATCGCAACTGCATGGGTCGCAGAGATAGCCGCCTGAATGGTGTAAAAGCCATATTCACCGGCGCGCATTATTTCAGCGACCAACTGCGTACCTTCGGCGATCATACCTTTACTCCAAAGGCTTCGGTCTTGATCTTCCAGTAAAATAATGTCACCGCTGGCATTAGTGCGCGCCTCCTTTCGCGCTTCATTCAAGAGCATCAAGGCGAGTAATCCCGCCACTTCTGGATCTGGTGTTAGAGAATAAAGTAAACGAGTTAAGCGGATAGCCTCCGAAGTCAGTTCACTGCGTATTGCAAGTTCGCCTTGTGTTGCTGAATACCCTTCATTAAAGACCAGATAGATAACAGTGAGCACCGCATCAAGTCGGTTGTTAAAGTCAGTGTCGTCTGGCAGCTCGAACGGAATACGGGCATCACGGATCTTCGCTTTACCGCGCACAATTCGTTGTGCCATTGTTGTGTTAGACACCAAAAATGCACTGGCAATTTCTTCTGTTGTTAGTCCACAGACCTCCCGCAGAGTAAGCGCAACTTGTACTTTTGGATCAATAGCCGGATGGCAGCAAGTAAAAATTAATCGCAATTGGTCGTCTTCAATTGCATTGGCGTTTTGCTCTTGAGCGTGGCCTGCGATGTCAGAAATCTCATCCATTTCAGTAGCAGCAACTTCTAGCTTTTCTCTTTGACGTTGCTGTTTACGTATTGCATCAATGGCTTTAAAGCGACCAGTAGAAATTAACCAAGGGACTGGGTTTTCTGGCATACCTTGAGTAGGCCAGTGTTTTAACGCCACATTAAACGCGTCTTGCAATGCTTCTTCCGCTAACTCAAAGTCACCTAGAAGGCGGATCAGTGTAGCGTAAATTTTCCGGCTTTCTTGCTTGTACAGCACTTCTATAGACTTACGAATAGCATTGCTATCGCAAGCAAGTTGATTGCTCATCACTTTCCTTCGTCAGCTAGGTTATCGCCATTTGAATTGGTATAGTCACTATTTCATAAATCGACAAGCGCCTCAACTTGACACCATCAACTCTGAAAGACTCAGCAGATTGGTTTTAGCCTGGGCAGATCCACCTTCTTTTTCCTATACTCTGCACGCTATGCAATTAAAGCAACCGGGGTTTGCATTGTGAATATGCACATATTCGATTTTATGGTCGTCAAATAAGGTATGGAGGCAGTCTTTAATTTCTATTCCTTTTACGATTTGCGCCTCTATCATTACACCTAAGCTGTCGTAGGCCCTGATGGACAGTAATCTGGTTTGCAAGATTTCTGGCACTTCATTTACTTTTGGGTCTGCCAATACTGCATTTTCCCTCACAAAGATAGGCCCAGAAGAGCGATATGGCGATAAAGTAGTATGGTGCTGATAATGTAATAACAACACCACCTCCCCAATCTCAGCTTCTTGTAGGGAAACGCGACAAGGATAGCCGGGTTTAGCGTCAACAGCGAGCTTCTTGGCATGTAATGCCGCAAGTTCTTCATCGCTTAAAGAAAATAAATGCTTAAATTGTTTGTAGTCAATCGCGTTAATTTGAAATTGTGTTGTCATGTTTACTACTCCTGCTTCACTATAATGAGTGTAAAGAACTAGCAGTTAATGACTGGCCAGAAGTGGCACTAACACCTAAGTAGCACCTAAGTGTTAACAACAAATGTTTTGGGGTTTTTGGGAAAGAAAAAGTCAGGCTGACGGTCGCATAAAGCAAACTCACGTGTATTTTTATAGGGCAACTTCATAAACCCTGCTACGCCATAATCTTGAATACTCACCGCGTATTGCATGATCCGAGTCAGTAGCGCCTTAAATTGCGCTTCTTTATTAGCATCAAGTAGCCGGTAGTAATAGTGGATTTTCATCCTATCTTGTAACGATTCAAAAATGATGCAACCTGTATGATGGATTTGGTTTAACTCGAACACACATTGAATTATCTGTCTTGGCAGCTGCAGCTGCTCGTCTGGATCTTTGCCGTCTTCAAAGTATGAATGCGGACGTGTAATTTCATTACTCGAAATATCGCTAACGCTAAATTCTAGTTCTGGCAGATGGTCAAATTGGAATGCACCGGTGCCGTCACGAGTCAATTGAATAGTTTGCCGCGCGTCGAACAAACAGCATTTAAACAAACCTTTTTGTTTGATCCCCTGCGCAATCATTACGGTGGCGTTCAACGCGTCTTTAAATGCAAGACTCAATGTTTCATCGTGTAAAATAAGACTCGACTCAACAAATACCTGCGCGTCTTTCCAGTGAAAACTGAGACCACCAACGACCGGATATTTTGCCAGTCTGCTGATTGAGGCCAAAAAGGCTTTCTCGGTATCGCCGGTATCAAACAAAAACTCTTTATAATATCTATCTAATTGCGCGTCGTTTACGTCTCTTAGATTGTGTTTATCGTCAGCACGACGCAAAAACTGCTTGCGTGAGCTGTAGACGACCGTTTCAGGCTTAACTGTGGTTTCGTAGGTCCAAAAAGGAATGCGGGATTTTTTCTCTGACAGTGTTAAATCAGGTAAATACATTTTTGCCATTGCTGGCATATTACGAACAAAGTAATCCCCTGCGCTGTCCCTCGTTGCTTTGTCTTTGCTAAGCATGCCATCTAGCACCTGCGCAAATACTTTTGGCAGCCCCAAAGCGCTAGCAGGAATTACCTGAGCACCAAAACGACATGATTGTGCACTAGCCAGTGCATAAATCGTCGATGCAACGCCTTGCTCATCGAAGCGAGGAGAAGATTGTGCACCCGACATTTGTTCATCGCCAATAAAATACACATCTCCCATCCGAGCGTTGGTCGTACTTACATTAGATGACATCAAATCCATGATATTGCTCGCGATAGGCTCACCATGCACGTCCACCTGAGCATAGACTGAGCTTCCCCAATCAACCAAAGAGAAACCATCTGAGGCTTCATCCCAAACGATATTAGATGGCTTAATATCTCCATGAACGATGGGCTGAGGAGACATGCCATTGCGACGCTCGCGCAAATCAACCAACACATTTCTGAGTTTTAGCGCGAGGCTTACCAACTCATGCGCTTTAAAACGGCCCTTTTTGAGCGAGATCTTTTCTAAGTCTTCACCAGGGGCACGCTCCATCATCAAAATGCCTTGCTTCTTTACTCGCTCGAACGCATAGAAGTTTGGCACCATCGGGTTGTCAATTTGCGACAACATATAGCCTTCATCTTCAAGCCTATCACGCACACTTTGGGCAAGCGTGATCCGAGAAAATTTAAACACCCAGTCCTTCCCCATATCACTTGTACCAGCAAATACAAAGCCAAATGCACCGGAGCCAATTACCTCAACATGTTTATAGCCAAGTAGGCTCAATTGTTTTTTACAGATATTCAGCCATTGACGGTGCTTTTTTGCATCATGATGAGACAGTAAGTAGATGGACTGCTGTTCGTTGATATAGAAGTGTTGGATGGATTTTTCAGACATAATTGTACGCAGAAAAAGCAATAAAAAAGGTCGACATAAGCCGACCTCATTTAGTATTAACCTTGCTGTTCTATCTTAGCCCACGAATCACGTAGACCAACAGTTTGGTTAAACATTAGCGCTTCTGACTTGTTATCACGACAGAAGTAACCTAAACGCTCAAACTGATAACCTTGCTCAGGCTTAGCGTTTGCAAGCGCTGGCTCAAGTTTGGCATTCGCAATGGTTACCAAAGAGTCTGGGTTTAACACTTCCGTGAAATCTTCAGCAGCCGCTGGGTTTGGCACAGTAAATAGGCGGTCATACTGACGTACTGGCGCTTCAATACAATGTGAAGCCGATACCCAGTGAATTACGCCTTTCACCTTGCGACCATCTTCTGGGTTTTTACCCAAAGTATCAGGGTCGTAACTACAGTAGATTGTCGTAATATTACCGTTTTCGTCTTCTTCAATGCGCTCAGCTTTAATCACATAAGCATTACGAAGACGCACTTCTTTACCTAGCACCAAACGTTTGAATTTTTTGTTCGCTTCTACGCGGAAATCTTCTTGTTCAATGTAGACTTCGCGCGTAAACGGTAGCTCACGCTCGCCCATGTCTAATGTTGGGTGATTAGGCGCTTGCAGCATTTCAACTTTATCTGCATCAAAGTTTTCAATGACCAGCTTAACAGGGTCAAGTACTGCCATTGCGCGTGGTGCATTTTCGTTTAAGTCGTCACGGATACACGCTTCAAGCATGCCCATTTCAACCATGTTGTCCATTTTGGTTACACCAATGCGCTTACAAAATTCGCGAATTGCAGCTGGTGTATAACCTCGACGACGAAGGCCTGCAATTGTCGGCATGCGCGGGTCATCCCACCCTTCAACATGGTTATTAACAACCAAGTCGTTGAGCTTACGCTTCGACATCACTGTGTATTCAAGATTTAAACGAGAAAACTCGATTTGCTGTGGATGACACTCGATGCTGATGTTATCTAGCACCCAGTCGTACAAACGGCGGTTATCTTGGAACTCTAATGTACAAAGTGAATGCGTGATCCCTTCAAGCGCATCGGAAATACAATGCGTAAAGTCATACATCGGATAGATGCACCACTTATCACCAGTTTGATGATGGTGTGCAAAACGTACACGATAGATAATAGGGTCGCGAAGCACCATAAATGAGCTTGCCATGTCAATCTTAGCGCGAAGTACACATTCCCCTTCTTTGAACTCGCCATTTCTCATTTTTTCGAATAAGGCTAAGTTCTCTTCAGGTGAAGTGTCACGATAAGGGCTATTTTTGCCAGGTTCAGTCAGCGTGCCACGATATTCACGCGCCTGCTCAGGCGACAGGAAGCAAACGTACGCTTTGCCATTTTCGATTAGCTCAACGGCGTAGTTATAGAGCTTGTCAAAGTAGTTTGATGAGTAGCAAATTTCGCCATCCCATTCAAAACCTAACCACTGTACGTCTTCTTGGATCGACTTAACGTAGTTGATGTCTTCTTTTTCTGGGTTGGTATCGTCAAAGCGTAAGTTGCATTTACCTCGATAATCTTGGGCAATACCAAAATTTAAGCAAATTGATTTAGCATGGCCAATGTGTAAAAAGCCATTTGGCTCAGGTGGAAAACGTGTGTGCGTAGACGCATGTTTGCCACTGGCAAGATCCGCATCAATAATGTTGCGAATAAAGTTTGATGGGCGATTTTCAGTTTCCGCCATAGGAAATCTTTCCTCTGAATTATGCTCTTAGTTAACCTCGGCATTATTACAAAAACTCAGCCGAACTTACAGCAATTATCTGCGCTGTATCAGGATTTATTCATTTGGTTAAATGTTCATCAGATTTTTGTGACAAATTTTGTTCTAGCGCAATATTTCCGTCACAACTTCATCCTATAGTTGCGCCATCTCAGTGTTTATACCACAAACACTGCTTAAGTCACGTTACCGAGGAAAGGACAAAAGTAATGGCTTCAATGAATTTGAATCGTGTTTATATATCAACTAAGGCTAGGAACAATCACTATATTCTTGCTGAGTTTAAACCGGATGATGCATTCTATGCATGTTTTGACTCCAGCAGCGCGTGTTACGAGCGTTTGTCTCGCCAGCTATTCGCACTGTGTGACGAATATGAACTGCATAATGTACATGTAATTGCGAACGATAAATTGCCTGTGGTGCGTTACCACGACGAAGCCTATACCATGCAAACAGAAAAGCAGATTTTGTTTTTCTACAATCCTAAGTTCCACGAAGCGCACCAAACTTATCTCAATGATGGATACCAAGCGCGTAAAATCCGCTTATTATTTTTAGCCACGGGAAATGAATTACGCGCCAATGCAGCGACCTTCCACAGCAAAGTAAAAAAGGTGCTTGATGCACTTAAAGAAGGGTTTTCTTCGGTAGAACCTCAGTTTAGAGTGCGAGACCATCAACATTTAACCTATGACCTATTTGCCAAAGCGAAAGGCGACAAAGAGTCGTATGGCTATAAGTTGCGTGCACTTTACCCACGTTATCAAGCCAGAAACTGCACGTTACCAGAAGAATATAGCGAAATGACTTATGCGACCTTTAACATTCCAGTGTCACGTGCAATAAAAACAGAGTTCCAAAGCCAAATGCGCCCTGGTGATTACGGACAATTCTATCGCACAATAGAAGATGCATTTCTTTCTTCTTGCGCCGATAAACAGCTCAATATGGTAGCAATGGTAGCCGATGGCCGTCTGCCTATCGTCAGAAGCGCCAAAATCGATAAGTCCGATACTAACCGAGAGCTACAAAAGCTGAGTTTTGATACCGGCTCCGGTGACAATCAAATTTACTCGCTGTTTAACGAAGCAAACCTAGTGGATACCATTCGCTTTGTCATCGTCGCCAATGACAAAGACAAAAAAGATATGGGCTATGGTCGTTTTATGAATCACGTAGAAACGGCTATTAAACGCTTTGTTGCGCAACTTCCTGTTAATGTTGAAAAGCAAGACATCAACGTACGCTTCTTCCAGCATATTAGTTACGACTATTAATAGATAAAAGAGAGCATGTTCTATTTGGGTGTACTTTTATCACCCTAAGGCAAAGGAATATACTCCAATTTATCACCGGGGATCTTATCGAACTTGCCCTCTCGCCAATCTTGCTTCGCTTGTTCAATACGGGGTTTACTAAAAGAAACAAAGTTCCAATCAATATAAGGGACTTTTTTAAACGCCTCTCCACCAAGCAATACCACTCTGCTATTCTCATTGAAATGTAATTGCGCGTCGTCGTCTTTAAGTAATACAAATGAGCCTGCACTATATAAGTTATTCGACACCACCACTTCGCCGTAAATCACATATACGCCAACCTCTTGTGTCTGATCAGGCCTTTCAATATGTCCGCCAGCTTTTGCCATCACATCAACATAAAACATAGGTGAAAATGTTGGTACAGGAGAATGCAAGCCATACGCACTGCCGATAATGACCCTAGCCATCACCCCTTCTAGTTGCCTAGTCGGCAAGTCAAAACGGTTTATATGTGAGAAACTGGGTTCAACGTCAGCATTTTCTTCCGGTAGCGCCACCCAGCATTGCAAACCATGAATAGTATGTGATTGCCCTTTGGTTTCAAACGATTCTCTCTCCGAGTGTACAATGCCGCTCCCTGCCACCATCCAATTTACATCCCCTGGGTGGATCTCAAGTTGATTACCAAGAGAGTCACGATGGAGCAAGTTACCTTCAAACAAATAAGTCAGAGTTGCAAGCCCAATATGTGGATGCGGCCTTACATCGATCCCATCACCAGCACTGAAGTTACCGGGGCCCATTTGATCAAAAAAGATAAAAGGACCTACCATACGTTTCGCACGCTGCGGAAGTACGCGGTTTACTGAAAGACCACCGATATCATGTGCTTTGCCATTTAGTTGAATTGCCATTACTTTGCTCCATCATGTTTTGTTTTATTATGGAGCTCAGTAACCAGAAGTAAAATGCGCAATTAAAGATACAAGCATTCTAGAAAATAGAATCACACCGCTTTGTACCAAGTGAGGCCTGAATACGGTTGCTGCTGCAAACTTTTTAACCGACTTTGCAAACTACCACTATGGATCTCGAGTTTGTGATGATCGGGGTCATAAATATAGAGCGAGTCTCCTTCGCTGCTATTTTGCTGCCATAAGCCAACCCCGTTTTCCAATATCGTTTTAGAAAAAGTTGTAAAGTCTTCGGCAGCAACACTAAACGCTATATGGCTGTAATCTGAGCTTGGAGATACCTCACCTAAAGATAAGCAAAGCCATATCTCACCAAGCGTTAAATATGCCCCTTTGTCCCAAGTTACCCAAAGCTCGAACCCTAGCAAGCCGCAGTAAAAATCAAGTGACGTGTTTAAGTTAGATACTGCTATTGTGATGTGATTTAAGCCTGATAACATATTTATTCCTACCGTTTTTTATCCCAGACACGAAAAAAGCCGCGACCAAAGGTACAACGGCTTTAACAACCAGAATTATTTTTCTTGATGTAGGCTAGCTACAAAAAGAAGCGTCACAGTGCCTGTTCAAGCTCTGGTAACGCATCAAATAGGTCTGCAACAAGGCCATAATCAGCCACTTGGAAAATGGGGGCCTCTGGGTCTTTGTTGATAGCGACAATGACCTTAGAATCTTTCATACCTGCAAGATGTTGAATAGCGCCGCTGATCCCAACTGCAATATATAAGTTAGGCGCCACAATCTTACCGGTTTGGCCCACCTGCATATCGTTAGGCACAAAGCCCGCGTCAACAGCAGCACGCGACGCACCAATTGCGGCCCCTAGTTTGTCAGCAATACCATTTAGCAAGGCAAAGTTTTCGCCGTTTTGCATACCACGGCCACCTGAAATAACAACCGGTGCGGCAGTTAATTCAGGGCGCTCAGATTCAGTTTGTTCAATGCTCACAAACTCACTCACTTGAGAGGCAATACTTTGCGAGCGACCCTCAATGTCACATGCTGCTTGAGTCTCTACGGTATCAAATGCTGATGCACGCACAGTGATAACTTTTTGTGAGTCTAATGATTTTACAGTCGCAATTGCATTACCCGCATAGATTGGACGTTTAAAGGTGTCTGCATCAATCACATCGATAATTTCTGAGATCTGTGATTTATCGAGTAACGCCGCAACACGTGGCGCGATATTTTTACCTGTGGTAGATGCTGAAAACAAAATGTGTGAAAAATCACTTGCTAACTCAACAACTAGCTCAGATGTGTTTTCTGCCAATTGATGTTCGAATGAAGCATCGTCAACCGCGACCACCTTTTGTACGCCAGCGATCTGAGCAGAGTGATTGGCAGCCTCAGCAATGTTGTGACCTGCAACTAATACGGTAATGTCGCTTGCGATTTTTGTTGCAGCAGCAACCACCTTAGCGGTTTCAGGTTTCAATACACCATTTTCGTGCTCAGCAATAACTAATACGCTCATGAGATCACCTTTGCTTCTGTTTTTAACTTGTTTACTAACTCTTCAACGCTCTCAACCATCACGCCACCAGAGCGCTTAGCTGGCTCTTCAACTTTCACCAATTCAATACGAGGAGCTAAATCAACGCCTAACGAATCCGCTGCGATTACATCTAGTGGTTTACGCTTAGCTTTCATGATATTTGGCAATGAAGCATAACGAGGTTCATTTAAACGCAAGTCTGTTGTCACGACAGCTGGAAGTGATAGCGATACCGTCTGCAAACCACCATCAACTTCACGCGTCACTTGCACTTTATCGCCTTCAACTACAACTTTAGAGGCAAAAGTGCCCTGAGCACGTTTAGTTAACGCCGCTAGCATTTGTCCTGTTTGGTTATTATCAGAATCGATAGACTGTTTACCTAGAATTACCAGCTCTGGACTTTCTTGTTCCACTACCTTAGCCAGTAGTTTTGCAATGTGCAGAGATTCAAGCTTTGCGTCTGTTTCAATGTGGATCGCTTTATCTGCACCCAGTGCAAGCGCCGTTCTTAGCTGCTCTTGACAAGCTTTATCGCCAATTGATATGGCAATAACTTCCGTTGCTGTGCCCGCTTCTTTTAAACGAACTGCCTCTTCTACTGCGATTTCACAAAATGGGTTGATCGCCATTTTAACATTGCTCAAATCAACATCACTGTTGTCAGATTTGACTCTTGCCTTTACGTTGTAATCAATCACGCGTTTGATTGGCACAAGTACTTTCATGGTTACTCCATCATCTGGTTATTCTCTAAGCTGACGTCTACGTCAACAAATTATTTTATTGGTTTCAGACTACTTCCTGTTGACGTAAACGTCAACCTCAAATAACCTTAGTTTAACGAAAATCAAACTAAAGCCTCTCTTTAGTTAATCTACCGTCAAATAGTGTGAGGTTAATAATGGTCGAACGCGAAACCATGGAGTTTGATGTTGTGATAGTTGGTGCAGGTCCTGCGGGCCTGTCTTGCGCTATCCGACTCGCTCAACAGGCTCAAGAAAAACAACAAGAATTAATGATCTGTGTAGTCGAAAAAGGCTCAGAAGTAGGTGCACATATTTTGTCTGGTGCAGTATTTGAAACCAAAGCACTAGACGAACTTATCCCTGATTGGGCTGCAAAAGGCGCTCCTGTGACAACGAAAGTGACGGGTGACGACATTTATTTATTCAAAAATGAAACCAATGCCACCAAACTGCCTCATCTAGTGGTACCAAAAACATTTAAAAATGACGGCAACTATATTGTTTCCATGGGGAATGTTTGTCGTTGGCTCGCTGAACAAGCAGAGCAACTTGGCGTAGAAATTTTCCCAGGCTTTAGCGCCCACTCTCTAATTGTTGAAGAGCAACAAGTTAAAGGTATTATTACCGGTGATATGGGCTTAGATAGAGATGCCCAACCTAAAGACAGCTACATGCCTGGAATGGAGCTTAGAGCGAAATATACCGTATTTGCTGAAGGTTGCCGTGGCCACTTAGGCAAACAACTTATAGCTGAATTTAAACTGGATAAAGACGCTTCTCCTCAACACTATGGCATCGGCTTTAAGGAAATTTGGCAAGTAGACCCAAGCAAGCATAAAGAAGGTCTTGTTGTACACGGCACAGGCTGGCCGCTCGACAATGATACCCATGGCGGCTCATTTATGTATCACGCTGAAAACAATCAAGTCGTGGTCGGGTTAATCATCGACTTAAATTACACTAACCCACACCTAAGCCCATTTGATGAGTTTCAGCGTATGAAGCATCACCACACCTTTGCGAGTGTACTGGAAGGTGGTGAGCGCATTGCCTATGGTGCTCGAGCAATCGCCAAAGGTGGCTTTCACAGCCTACCTAAAATGCATTTCCCAGGTGGTTTACTGATTGGCTGTGACGCAGGTACCCTCAACTTTGCCAAAATTAAAGGCAACCATACAGCAATGAAGTCCGGTATGCTTGCAGCCGATGCCATCATTGAGGCATTAGACCAAGAAAGCGCTCCGTTAGACTTGGTAAGCTTTGCCGACAAATTTAAGGCAAGCTGGCTTTATGATGAGCTTTATCAATCTCGCAACTTTGGCCCAGCAATGCATAAGTTAGGTCGTATTATGGGTGGCGCCTACAATATGATCGACCAAAACATTTTCTCAGGTTCGCTACCATTTACCATTAAGGACGAACATCAGGATCACGCACAGCTTAAGCTTGCATCTGAGTCGCAAACTATAAGTTACCCAAAGCCGGATGGTAAATTAAGTTTTGACAAACTTTCTTCCGTATTTTTATCGAATACTAACCATGAAGAAGTGCAACCATGCCATTTACAGTTAAAAGATTCTGATATACCAATCAAAGTGAATTTAGCTAAGTTTGATGAGCCTGCACAGCGCTACTGCCCCGCAGGCGTGTATGAAGTAAACGAAAACGAGCAAGGTGAGAAGCTGTTTGTTATCAATTCGCAAAACTGTATTCATTGCAAAACCTGCGATATTAAAGATCCGAGCCAAAATATTACCTGGGTCACACCAGAAGGGGCTGGTGGTCCGAACTATCCAAACATGTAATACCAATAAATCCTAAATTGCTGGGGCGAAATGCCCCTTTCTTTCCTATACTTAGCGTATATTTTTAAAATAGAGTTGAGTCTATGCCACAACAATCCGTCACCTTTCGATTTTTAGCAGAGCCCACCGACGTCAACTTTGGCGGTAAAGTACACGGTGGTATGGTCATGAAATGGATTGATCAAGCTGGGTATGCTTGCGCCGCGGGTTGGAGCGGTAGCTACTGCGTTACCGTTTCAGTAGCGGGCATGCGCTTCCACCGCCCTATTCTTGTGGGTCAGATTGTTGAAGTTTCCGCGCGCATTGCCCATACCGGAAATACCAGTATGCAGATTTTTATTCAGGTG
Coding sequences within it:
- a CDS encoding RNA polymerase sigma factor, yielding MSNQLACDSNAIRKSIEVLYKQESRKIYATLIRLLGDFELAEEALQDAFNVALKHWPTQGMPENPVPWLISTGRFKAIDAIRKQQRQREKLEVAATEMDEISDIAGHAQEQNANAIEDDQLRLIFTCCHPAIDPKVQVALTLREVCGLTTEEIASAFLVSNTTMAQRIVRGKAKIRDARIPFELPDDTDFNNRLDAVLTVIYLVFNEGYSATQGELAIRSELTSEAIRLTRLLYSLTPDPEVAGLLALMLLNEARKEARTNASGDIILLEDQDRSLWSKGMIAEGTQLVAEIMRAGEYGFYTIQAAISATHAVAITAAATDWSQIVELYTQLHQVSPSPVIELNQAVAIAMKEGPDAGITIIERLLEHKEMQRYHLAHAAYGELLSRAGRTASAINAFKTALNLTTQLPEQRVLKQKLLKLGEN
- the glnS gene encoding glutamine--tRNA ligase is translated as MAETENRPSNFIRNIIDADLASGKHASTHTRFPPEPNGFLHIGHAKSICLNFGIAQDYRGKCNLRFDDTNPEKEDINYVKSIQEDVQWLGFEWDGEICYSSNYFDKLYNYAVELIENGKAYVCFLSPEQAREYRGTLTEPGKNSPYRDTSPEENLALFEKMRNGEFKEGECVLRAKIDMASSFMVLRDPIIYRVRFAHHHQTGDKWCIYPMYDFTHCISDALEGITHSLCTLEFQDNRRLYDWVLDNISIECHPQQIEFSRLNLEYTVMSKRKLNDLVVNNHVEGWDDPRMPTIAGLRRRGYTPAAIREFCKRIGVTKMDNMVEMGMLEACIRDDLNENAPRAMAVLDPVKLVIENFDADKVEMLQAPNHPTLDMGERELPFTREVYIEQEDFRVEANKKFKRLVLGKEVRLRNAYVIKAERIEEDENGNITTIYCSYDPDTLGKNPEDGRKVKGVIHWVSASHCIEAPVRQYDRLFTVPNPAAAEDFTEVLNPDSLVTIANAKLEPALANAKPEQGYQFERLGYFCRDNKSEALMFNQTVGLRDSWAKIEQQG
- a CDS encoding YciI family protein; amino-acid sequence: MKVMVIVKASEGSEAGELPTAELMAAMGEFNNALVDAGIMTSGDGLKPSKEGVRVRFKGEERIVTKGPFAETNELIAGYWVWEVTSMEEALEWVKRCPNPMNEESDIEVRPFYEMADFADIDPCGEILADEEQLRQKIAMQTAHVCNYLFFAGRTEEALEYYQQHLYAKVGLLMRFNESPDPIPDGAIPENFSDKVMHCEFSIGDMKIFASDGCGDDASFAGFSLSITIDSEQEAHRAFNALADGGTVRMPLQETFWSPLYGQVVDKFGVAWMVMLPSNAAN
- a CDS encoding protein kinase domain-containing protein, whose amino-acid sequence is MSEKSIQHFYINEQQSIYLLSHHDAKKHRQWLNICKKQLSLLGYKHVEVIGSGAFGFVFAGTSDMGKDWVFKFSRITLAQSVRDRLEDEGYMLSQIDNPMVPNFYAFERVKKQGILMMERAPGEDLEKISLKKGRFKAHELVSLALKLRNVLVDLRERRNGMSPQPIVHGDIKPSNIVWDEASDGFSLVDWGSSVYAQVDVHGEPIASNIMDLMSSNVSTTNARMGDVYFIGDEQMSGAQSSPRFDEQGVASTIYALASAQSCRFGAQVIPASALGLPKVFAQVLDGMLSKDKATRDSAGDYFVRNMPAMAKMYLPDLTLSEKKSRIPFWTYETTVKPETVVYSSRKQFLRRADDKHNLRDVNDAQLDRYYKEFLFDTGDTEKAFLASISRLAKYPVVGGLSFHWKDAQVFVESSLILHDETLSLAFKDALNATVMIAQGIKQKGLFKCCLFDARQTIQLTRDGTGAFQFDHLPELEFSVSDISSNEITRPHSYFEDGKDPDEQLQLPRQIIQCVFELNQIHHTGCIIFESLQDRMKIHYYYRLLDANKEAQFKALLTRIMQYAVSIQDYGVAGFMKLPYKNTREFALCDRQPDFFFPKNPKTFVVNT
- a CDS encoding YciI family protein; this translates as MKYVALVYYDEQAMEKLSQDEWDALNRECIACGESLKEREQMIGGNALLSTQSATTLRVRAGKVDITDGPFAETKEQLAGFYLLDVKDLNEAIQAASKIPPARYGSIEIRPVRELQDENNVSYEAQRRE
- a CDS encoding DUF1203 domain-containing protein; amino-acid sequence: MTTQFQINAIDYKQFKHLFSLSDEELAALHAKKLAVDAKPGYPCRVSLQEAEIGEVVLLLHYQHHTTLSPYRSSGPIFVRENAVLADPKVNEVPEILQTRLLSIRAYDSLGVMIEAQIVKGIEIKDCLHTLFDDHKIEYVHIHNANPGCFNCIACRV